From the Hordeum vulgare subsp. vulgare chromosome 1H, MorexV3_pseudomolecules_assembly, whole genome shotgun sequence genome, the window GCCTTCTTACTTTCAAGAAACAAGACGCTCAGATGGTTAATTACACTAGCTTCTAAATATAAAATGCTTAGTCCAGGGAATTATCAAGTAAAAGCCATAAAGGCTGGAtggctttttatttttttataaatgtCAGATAACTACCCTAACATCAAAAGGAAAATTAGTAAATAATTTGGGAAGGAAGTAACTCGTAATGCTGGAACAACCAGACAGTATTCTGATGAGATACAGTTTCACACCGGGACAGTTTCAAATTTAGCAGCTTAGTTTAGCCTTAGTTATATCAGATATTCTATACCTTGTGAACACCATGGTTGACTTGAAGATCAGGTTGCTAGAAATTAGAACTTACCCCTGAGTTAGATGATAGAACCTGCTCGAACTCCTTGACCAATTCTGGTGGGGACATCACATCAGTTTCAGCTCCAAGTACAGCGATGGGGCATTTCACCTCTGAGATATAGCACATGTCATATATTAATAATCTGAAACCTTTAAAATGAAACAATGTTCGAGTATCTATCTGAAACTCTCAAGGAAGAGATTTTACCTTTTATATCATCGACAGTAACAAAAGAAGGATGCGACATAACGGCTGTCTGGATCTCATTAGCTTTCGCTAACTCTGCGACTACCTTTGCTGATATGTGGGAAGAAGAAGCACAATGTTTAGCAGGTTAAACCTTGGAGTTTGGGTTCAGATGTAACAAGACAAAACAGTGCTTACCACCCCAACAATAACCTGCAGCCCCAACACTAGACGCTCCTTGTTCCTTTAGAGCAGCGATAACAGGCTTTGCCTCTTCAAATGCTTTTCCCTGTATAGAGGAACAATTTATTCGTTTATATTAGATGTCAAATTGAATTCAGGGAGAAGTAACTCAAATCCCTATCAGCTAAGTAGAGCGCCTTCCACCGATGATTCGAGTCTGCTCCCGGGCTCATCTGCTCCCGTTGAcggaaaaaatcaaaacaaatactagaaaaaaaaaaATGCCAAAAAAAATTGTGTGGTAGACAATTAGATGCGTGAGGTCCACTGCAAATTTCATCTTATTTGGACATCTGAGCAGCTCTCAGCAAAGAAGACAAATCAGGTCAGAGAAGTTCATGAACAGTTAACCTTTGTTACAGATACCGATTTGTCTCTTTTGCTGAGAGCTCCTCAGATGTCCAAATAGGTTTATATTTGCAGTGGACATCACGCATCTAATTGTCTACCACACAAAAAAAattggattttttttaatttttctaatatttcttttgattttttttcgtcAGCGGGGTGTAGATGAGCCCGGGAGCAGAAACGCTTCTCCTGCCTTCCACTCTATTCTTCTGACCCAAGAGAGTTTATCCACATTGGTGGAAGATAAGGATAATAGCCTAAATATATTCTCACAAAGTCATATCATGCTGCCATATACAGTACATGTTGTTAGGTTTGGACCTATTGGTTTTATCATCACATCCCACCCTCGGTTACTTTAGTTAACACTGTCCGAATCAAAGTACCAAGACCAGCAATGCCATGCGATGGAAACTGGAAAGCTTCCGAAACGTAaaccttaaacataaactaaagcGACGTAGCCTGAACTTTTACAGGATCAATAAAAGAACAAGGTTTCAGGGAATCAAGGGATAACAAACCGCGGTATGCTCCTTGATCCACACTGCTATTGGTCTGTCAGCGTCTTCAGGTACATATGGATCCCCATGCAAGAAATCTGGCACCACAACGAAATATCCAGACGCAGCAACTTTATCGGCTATCTTCCTTCATGAGCAAAGAAACTATATCAAAACTTCCTCATAGGTGACACTCGCTGCTTGCGATAAAACTAAAGTATAGGGCATATGCCATCATCTCATAAATAAAAGTCCACTGAACTAATTCAAAATCTAACAGCCGAGCTAAAATCCCAACCATAAATTGTGTGAACAACATTGGAGCTTCTATGTGGTGAGTGTGATTATAATTTTATAATTTCCTTTGTCTTTCTCATGTGGACGACTTCCGCGTATCACAGACCTACTAGTATTAGAAGATGGCAAGACGAAATTGCCCAAGTTCTGAACAATATGCAAGACCTACAAAAACGGCAGGCGAAAAGCAATTCCTTCACAGGGATAACGCCGCCGCCCCGGGAACAGAACAGCGCTCTGCCGACTCCACAGACCTATCGTTGCTAAACCAAAATAtatcggtgcaaaaacagaactcGTGTGGTATCAGAGAGCACACAAACGTATGCTACCTCAGATTCGGCGCTCCAAACCCTGCAAGCAGAAGACAGGTCGCGCCGTTATGGTCACTGTCACCGGCAACCGAACTTGAATACGAATAGAGAAGGGTTCTGATAGAAATATAGGAGTATTACCGAAGACGTCGGAGATGAGAACTACGGCGGCCTTGGACTCTTGGGCGCCGGCGACGTACGCCTTGATCCCGCCGAAGCTGTCGACGACCTTGCCCTCGCCGGCGGCGGGGTTGAGCGTCGGTGGGTTCGCGCAGCACTGCGGGCTAGCCATGTCCGTCGCGCGCGCTGGTGGGGAGGGGCGAGAGTGATTGCCTGGCGATGAGATTGGGATTGGGAAGCGGACCGAGCGACAGCGCCGCAGCGACACGAAATAAATGGGGGGAGAAGGACAGCGGACGCGTGACTGGCGGCTCGTTTCGAATCTGTTCGCGTATGGTAGAAGCTCCCAGACTTTTGGGCCTTCCTTCGCTTTACCTTTACTGGCGAGAGGCCGCGAACTGGGGTGACCTCAGTCCTGACCCAATTTGATTTGATGCTCTGCAACCTTTTCGTAGTGGCAGTGGCGCGGGCCACAgattttacttgtttttattttggcATTTTGCCACAGAGTATAATAGaagagtggctcattttcttgcgCAAAGTGCTTCCTTGAAAAAGCGCAGAGTAGAAATACATCTTCTCACCTGGCTCACGAGAAAATTGATAATATGACACACGTTTTTTGGAACTTTGATGCTATGACACACCTTTTTTTCTGTTTGATTAGATGACACATCTTTCATTGATAACTAGATTAAATGACATAAATGAagttttcctctcattttctagGTTTGGGCCTTCACGTTGTATTTTATAGGACGTTTTTGTCCCTGGTCGTTATTTGACCTGCTTGGTACGATTGTTGATTCCTGAAACGAGAAGCACAGCAAGGCGCTGCCGCCGCTCGCGCCGAGAACGCGCTGCCGCCGCTCGCGCCGCCGATCGTGCACAGAACGCGCTACCGCCGCTCACGCTGCCGATTGTGCACAGAACGCGCTGTCGCCGAGAACGCCCTGCCGCCGATCGTGCACAGAACGCGCTGCCGCCGCTCGCGCCGCCGCTCGTGCACAGAACGCGCTGCCGCCGCTCGCGCCGCCGCTCGTGCACAGCAGCACTCTAGCCGTTTCCTCCCGTTGCCTTCTCATCCATTGATTCACAGGTTCCATCGCATGTCTctccctcccttctcctcctcctcctctctctctctctctttctctaacTGTTTCACTTGTGTAGTCAGGAAGTTGAGACGTACAGAAATCCTAGATCATGGAGATTATGGTGGAGGAGACATAGTGGACAGGCTTCACGACGAGTAGAACGCACTGATCGTGCTGATGGAGCCAGATGGCGCAGCTTCAAACAGGTTAGTAGCTTCTGAATTTAAGCATTCTCTGAATTTTTTTTACGAGAAGTTTCTGAACAATTCGGCCTAATCATTGATTATGTTTGAAAATTATGTAATTTTGCAGGGAAGACGGTTCAGGGTTGCGCGTTGCCATTTATAAACTAATTGTTAGAGTTCTTCGATTTGTCGCAAAGCTTGATGATGGCAGTGAGCGCCAAGTTGTCGAACATGATCTGGAGTTTGAGGTTAACATGAAACATTTTACGACTGAAAAATTGATAGAACTCGTTAGGTCAAAAATTGTATGGGGTATTGGtcaagaggtccatattttgtgtCAAGATAAGCACTTTGAATCAGTTGAGAGGATTGATAGCTATTGGAAATTGTTGACAGCATTTTTGGACAGATGGGAAGAGAAAGAACTGCTTGTGCTTGCTCAAGTTGTGGACATTGCAAAGGGGGTTACAACAGGCTCTTGCTCTAAAAATATCACATCTAGTGATATAATGGACAATATCATTTGCTCAAGTTCTGAGATTTACCAGTCAAATACTAGTAGTGCATCATGTATCGGCGATTCTGCAACTTGTAATTTGCTTCCTAGTAATCAGAGATATGTACAATCTGATGGTGAAGTTGTCATTGATTGGTCCACTTTTGACATAACTCCTGTTGGTGATGATGTAATAGCTCCTATGTCTGAGGAAAACATGTGTGCCGTACTTGGAATTGAGGATGAGGTCGAGGATGCTCAAGAACAAAATGAGCCAGCTCCGGTTGTTGCCTGCCATGTTAGTGAGGAATTAATGGCTGAGGGAGCCATACCAGTAGATGACCAAGTTCCTGAAGACATAGAAATGTTATATGACAAAGATCATCCAAAAGCTGAGAAAGGTTCGATCTTTCCAACAATGATAGAGTGTAGGAGGGCTGTGAGACAATGGGCAATTAATGAAGAATTCAACCTtgggactgttggaattatgccctagaggcaataataaatgtatagttattattataattcctgtatcaagataatagtttattatccatgctataattgtattgaatgaagactcatttacatgtgtggatacatagacaaaacaccgtccctagcatgcctctagttggctagccagttgatcgatgatagtcagtgtcttctgattatgaacaaggtgttgttgcttgataactggatcacgtcattgggagaatcacgtgatggactagacccaaactaatagacgtagcatgttgatcgtgtcattttgttgctactgttttctgcgtgtcaagtatttattcctatgaccatgagatcatataactcactgacaccggaggaatgctttgtgtgtatcaaacgtcgcaacgtaactgggtgactataaagatactctacaggtatctccgaaggtgttagttgagttagtatggatcaagactgggatttgtcactccgtgtgacggagaggtatctcggggcccactcggtaatacaacatcacacacaagccttgcaagcaatgtaacttagtgtaagttgcgggatcttgtattacggaacgagtaaagagacttgccggtaaacgagattgaaataggtatgcggatactgacgatcgaatctcgggcaagtaacataccgaaggacaaagggaatgacatacgggattatacgaatccttggcactgaggttcaaacgataagatcttcgtagaatatgtaggatccaatatgggcatccaggtcccgctgttggatattgaccgaggagtctctcgggtcatgtctacatagttctcgaacccgcagggtctgcacacttaaggttcgacgttgttttatgcgtatttgagttatatggttggttaccgaatgttgttcggagtcccggatgagaccacggacgtcacgagggtttccggaatggtccggaaacgaagattgatatataggatgacctcatttgattaccggaaggttttcggagttaccgggaatgtaccgggaatgacgaatgtgttccgggagttcaccggaggggggcaacccactccggggaagcccataggcatttgggggggtcacaccagcccttagtgggctggtgggacagcccaccaatccctatgcgccaagagagaaaaaatcaaaggaaagaaaaaaaaggaagaagtgggaagggggaaagactccctcccaccaaaccaagtaggactcggtttggggggggggagagtcctcccccctggctcggccgaccccttggggatcccttggaccccaaggcaaggtccccctccctcctcctatatatatggggcttttagggcagatttgagacgactttctcacggctgtccgaccacatacctccatagtttttcctctagatcgcgtttctgcggagctcgggcggagccctgctgagacgacatcatcaccaacctccggagcgccgtcaagctgccggagaactcttctacctctccgtctctctttctggatcaagaaggccgagatcatcgtcgagctgtatgtgtgctgaacgcggaggtgccgtccgttcggtactagatcgtgggactgatcgcgggattgttcgcggggcggatcgagggacgtgaggacgttccactacatcaaccgcgttctctaaacgcttctgctgtacgatctacaagggtacgtggatcactcatcccctctcgtagatgggcatcaccatgataggtcttcgtgcgcgtaggaaattgtttgtttcccatgcgacgttccccaacagtggcatcatgagctaggttcatgcgtagatgtcttctcgagtagaacacaaaaggttttgtggacggtgatgtgcgttttgctgccctccttagtcttttcttgattccgcggtattgttggattgaagcggcttggaccgacattactcgtacgcttacgagagactggtttcatcgttacgagtaaccccctttgctcaaagatgactggcaagtgtcggtttctccaactttagttgaatcagatttgaccgaggaggtccttggatgaggttaaatagcaactcatatatctccgttgtggtgtttgcgtaagtaagatgcgatcctactagatacccttggtcaccacgtaaaacatgcaacaacaaaattagaggacgtctaacttgtttttgcagggtatgattgtgatgtgatatggccaacgatgtgatgtgatatattggatgtatgagatgatcatgttgtaatagaaatatcgacttgcacgtcgatggtacggcaaccggcaggagccatagggttgtctttatactaacatatgtgcttgcagatgcgtttactattttgctaggctgtagctttagtagtgatagcataagtagcacgacaaccacgatggcaacacgttgatggatgatcatggtgtggcgccggtgacaagaagatcgtgccggtgctttggtgatggagatcaagaagcacgtgatgatggccatatcatgtcacttataaattgcatgtgatgttaatcctttatgcaccttattttgcttagaacgacggtagcattatgagatgatctctcactaaaatttcaagacgaaattgtgttctccccgactgtgcaccgttgctacagttcgtcgtttcgagacaccacgtgatgatcgggtgtgatagactcaacgttcacatacaacgggtgcaaaacagttgcgcacgcggaacactcgggttaagcttgacgagcctagcatgtgcagacatggcctcggaacacatgagaccgaaaggtcgatcatgaatcatatagttgatatgattagcatagggatgcttaccactgaaactattctcaactcacgtgatgatcggacttgggatagtgtaagtggatcatgaaccactcaaatgactagagagatgtactttttgagtgggagtttagcatataatttgattaagttgaactctaattatcttgaacatagtctaagtccactttgaatatatttgtgttgtagatcatggctcacgcaagtgtcatcctcaattttaatacgttcctagggaaagctaagttgaaagatgatggaagcaactttgtagagtgggctcgtaatcttaagctaatcttacaagctggaaagaaggattatgtccttaatgctgcactaggagatgaaccacccgctacggctgatcaggatgttaagaacgcttggttagcgcgtaaggaggactactcaatagttcaatgtgcagtcttgtatggcttagaaccgggacttcaacgttgctttgagcgtcatggagcatttgagatgttccaggagttgaagtttatctttcagaagaacgcccggatcgagaggtatgagacctccgataaattctatgcttgcaagatggaggaaaactcgtctgtcagtgaacatgtgctcaaaatgtctgggtactcaaaccgtctagctgagctggggattgaactcccgcaagaagctatcactgacagaatccttcaatcactgccgccaggctacaaaggctttgtgttgaactacaacatgcaagggatgaacaagtctcccggcgagttgtttgcgttgctgaaagtcgcagagtctgaactccgtaaagagcatcaagtgttgatggtgagaaagaccactagtttcaagagaaacggcaaaggcaagaagggcaattcgaagaagagcggcaagcctgttgccaatccgccgaagaaacccaaggctggacctaagcctgaaacagagtgcttctattgcaagggtatgggtcactggaagcgcaattgccccaagtatctggcagataagaaggcgggcaaagaaaaatcaggtatatttgatatacatgttattgatgtgtacttaaccggctctcgtagtagtgcctgggtatttgataccggttctgttgctcacatttgcaactcgaagcaggaactgcggaatagacgaaggctggcgaaagacgaagtgacgatgcgcgtaggaaacggttccaaggttgatgcaatcgccgtcggcacagtgtcacttcaactaccatcgggattagtgatgaacttaaatcattgttatttagtgcctgcgttgagcatgaacattatatctggatcttgtttattgcgagacggttactcttttaagtctgagaataatggttgttctatttctatgagtaacatcttttatggtcatgcaccgaatgtgagaggattgttcatattgaatctcgatagcaatacgcatatacataacattgagaccaaaagagttagagtaaacaatgatagcgccatatttttgtggcactgccgcttgggtcatattggtgtaaagcgcatgaagaagctccatgctgatggacttttggagtcacttgactttgattcacttgacacgtgcgaaccatgcctcatgggcaagatgactaagactccgttctccggaacaatggagcgtgcaagtgacttgttggaaatcatacataccgatgtgtgtggtccaatgagcgtggaggcacgcggcggatatcgttattttctcaccttcactaacgatttaagcagatatggttatgtctacttaatgaagcacaagtctgaaacatttgaaaagttcaagcaatttcaaagtgaagtggaaaatcatcgtaacaagaagatcaagttcctgcggtctgatcgtgggggtgaatatctgagtttcgagtttggtactcacttaagacaatgtggaattgtttcacagttaacaccgcctggaacaccacagcgtaatggtgtgtccgaacgtcgtaatcgtactttgttagagatggtgcgatctatgatgtctcttactgatttgccgttatcattttggggttatgcattagaaacagctgcattcactttaaatagggcaccatcgaaatccgttgagacgacaccatacgaactgtggtatggcaaaaggccaaagttgtcgtttcttaaagtttggggatgtgatgcttatgtcaaaaagcttcagcctgaaaagctggaacccaaagcggaaaagtgcgtcttcataggttacccaaaagagacagttgggtacaccttctatctcaaatccgagggcaaagtgtttgttgctaagaacggaacttttctcgagaaggagtttctctcgagagaattgagtgggaggcagatagaacttgacgaggttgtcgaacctctcatccctctggatggtggcgcagggcaaggagagacctctgtcattgcgacgccggttgaggaggaagttaatgatgatgatcatgaaactccagttcaagtttctgttgaaccacgcaggtcgacgagatcacgtgctgctccagagtggtacggtaatcccgtcttatcgatcatgttgttagacaacaatgaacctgcgaattatgaagaggcaatggtgggcccagattccaacaaatggctagaagccatgaaatccgagataggatccatgtatgagaacaaagtgtggactttggagatactacctgagggccgcaaggctattcagaacaaatggatctttaagaagaagacggacgctgacggtaatgtgaccgtttataaagctcgacttgtgccaaagggtttttcacaagttccaggagttgactacgatgagaccttctcacccgtagcgatgcttaagtccgtcagaatcatgttagcaatagctgcatttttcgattatgaaatctggcagatggatgtcaaaacggcgttccttaacggtttccttaaggaagagttgtatatgatgcaacccgaaggttttgtcgatcctaaaaaatgctgacaaagtgtgcaagctccagcgatccatttatggactggtgcaagcatctcggagttggaataaacgctttgatgaggtgatcaaagcatttgggtttatacaagtggttggagaatcttgtatttacaagaaagtgagtgggagctctgtggcgtttctaatattatatgtggatgaca encodes:
- the LOC123441894 gene encoding endo-1,3;1,4-beta-D-glucanase-like; this translates as MASPQCCANPPTLNPAAGEGKVVDSFGGIKAYVAGAQESKAAVVLISDVFGFGAPNLRKIADKVAASGYFVVVPDFLHGDPYVPEDADRPIAVWIKEHTAGKAFEEAKPVIAALKEQGASSVGAAGYCWGAKVVAELAKANEIQTAVMSHPSFVTVDDIKEVKCPIAVLGAETDVMSPPELVKEFEQVLSSNSGIAHFVKIFPGVSHGWTVRYNGEDAAAVKSAEEALTDMIDWFNKNLK